A window from Herbaspirillum sp. meg3 encodes these proteins:
- the iscA gene encoding iron-sulfur cluster assembly protein IscA, whose translation MAITLTEKAAKHISRYMERRGKGLGLRLGVRTTGCSGLAYKLEYVDEETPEDQMFESRGIRVYVDPKSLPYIDGTELDFAREGLNEGFKFQNPNMKDECGCGESFRI comes from the coding sequence ATGGCAATCACACTGACTGAAAAAGCTGCAAAACACATCAGCCGCTACATGGAGCGTCGCGGTAAAGGCCTTGGCCTGCGCCTTGGCGTGCGCACAACCGGCTGCTCCGGTCTGGCTTACAAGCTGGAATATGTGGACGAAGAAACACCGGAAGATCAGATGTTTGAATCGCGCGGCATTCGCGTCTATGTGGATCCCAAGAGCTTGCCGTACATCGACGGTACTGAATTGGATTTTGCGCGTGAAGGCCTCAACGAAGGCTTCAAGTTCCAGAATCCGAACATGAAGGACGAATGCGGTTGCGGCGAAAGCTTCCGTATCTGA
- the iscU gene encoding Fe-S cluster assembly scaffold IscU: MSYSEKVLDHYENPRNVGAFEKGDETVGTGMVGAPACGDVMKLQIKVGADGVIQDAKFKTYGCGSAIASSSLVTEWVKGKTLDQALSIKNTQIAEELALPPVKIHCSILAEDAIKAAVQDYKAKHGSVEQKAAA; encoded by the coding sequence ATGTCTTACTCGGAAAAAGTACTCGATCACTACGAAAACCCACGTAACGTCGGCGCCTTCGAAAAGGGCGACGAGACCGTAGGCACTGGTATGGTCGGCGCGCCCGCTTGCGGCGACGTCATGAAGTTGCAGATCAAGGTCGGCGCTGACGGCGTGATCCAGGACGCCAAGTTCAAAACCTACGGTTGCGGTTCGGCGATTGCTTCGTCGTCGCTGGTGACCGAATGGGTCAAGGGCAAGACATTGGATCAAGCCTTGTCGATCAAGAACACCCAGATCGCTGAAGAACTGGCGTTGCCACCGGTGAAGATTCACTGCTCGATCCTGGCGGAAGACGCCATCAAGGCCGCGGTGCAAGACTACAAAGCCAAGCACGGCAGCGTTGAGCAAAAGGCTGCAGCCTAA
- a CDS encoding LysE family translocator encodes MPDVFLFLIAAMMLTLAPGPDNIYVLTRGIAQGKKAGLVAALGFSSGLFFHTLLAVLGFAAIIKAYPAAYHALQYAGAAYLVYLGVRTLRSAASMSLDATMTPVSLSRIYWQSVIANILNPKVTLFFIAFLPQFVNVHAGHVAWQMLLLAVVFILQALAIFSAIAFFSGIVGAYFKRQARAALYLNRLAGCAFVGLGIRIALPE; translated from the coding sequence ATGCCTGACGTGTTCCTGTTTCTGATCGCCGCGATGATGCTGACCCTGGCTCCAGGGCCGGATAACATTTACGTGCTCACGCGCGGTATCGCGCAGGGCAAGAAAGCCGGACTGGTTGCTGCGCTCGGTTTTTCGTCTGGATTGTTTTTTCACACCTTGCTGGCGGTGCTGGGGTTTGCCGCCATCATCAAGGCCTATCCAGCCGCTTATCACGCCTTGCAATACGCAGGCGCGGCGTATCTGGTGTATCTCGGCGTCCGCACCTTGCGCTCTGCTGCGTCGATGTCGCTGGATGCGACCATGACGCCGGTCAGCCTGTCGCGCATTTACTGGCAAAGCGTGATCGCCAATATTCTCAATCCCAAGGTGACGCTGTTTTTCATCGCCTTCCTGCCGCAATTCGTCAACGTGCACGCCGGCCATGTGGCCTGGCAGATGCTGTTGCTGGCGGTGGTGTTCATTCTTCAGGCGCTGGCAATTTTCAGCGCGATTGCGTTTTTCTCCGGCATCGTCGGCGCGTATTTCAAGCGTCAGGCGCGTGCCGCTCTCTATTTGAACAGGCTTGCCGGCTGTGCGTTTGTCGGATTAGGTATCCGCATCGCCTTGCCGGAATAA
- the hscB gene encoding Fe-S protein assembly co-chaperone HscB, which translates to MQNHFALFQLPQRFAVDQTALEKAYHGVQNQAHPDKFANATGAEKRVAMQWATRANEAYQTLKNPLKRASYLCELNGVDLQTESNTSMPPAFLMQQMEWREELDDARAGKNIDALEQLDAALRSAKKDTVARIEALLDANDFTAAAQLVRQLMFLEKFGEEIGNTFALIEG; encoded by the coding sequence ATGCAAAATCACTTCGCACTTTTCCAATTGCCACAACGCTTTGCCGTCGATCAGACTGCGTTGGAAAAGGCGTACCACGGCGTGCAGAACCAGGCGCACCCGGACAAGTTCGCCAATGCGACCGGCGCCGAGAAGCGCGTTGCCATGCAATGGGCCACACGCGCCAACGAAGCCTACCAGACGCTCAAAAATCCTCTCAAGCGCGCCTCCTATCTTTGCGAGCTTAATGGCGTCGATCTGCAAACCGAATCCAATACCTCCATGCCGCCCGCATTTCTGATGCAGCAAATGGAGTGGCGTGAAGAGCTCGACGACGCGCGTGCAGGCAAGAATATCGATGCGCTCGAGCAGCTTGACGCTGCCTTGCGCAGCGCAAAGAAAGACACCGTCGCCCGCATCGAAGCGCTGCTCGACGCCAACGACTTCACTGCCGCCGCCCAACTGGTGCGCCAGTTGATGTTCCTTGAGAAATTCGGCGAAGAGATCGGCAATACCTTCGCTCTGATCGAAGGTTGA